One window from the genome of Dermacentor silvarum isolate Dsil-2018 chromosome 7, BIME_Dsil_1.4, whole genome shotgun sequence encodes:
- the LOC119457468 gene encoding lactosylceramide 4-alpha-galactosyltransferase isoform X2, with protein MQDFSRRLSRPFLVLALLLSVLMCYFIVSERRSMSGTSYSEPTMEAWTGSAPSQRLEFSRIFFLETGGHGSLTARIACAVESAARMHPHWTVYLLSAASGDASQANVTFAGPFAQMLRSIPNVVMNVVRPNEVFQETPLESWYESGILNKSAYPVEHLADALRLAVLYKRGGVYLDIDVIVMRSLDSLPPCVSQSPVENGDMVSNGFLAFRRGDPFLLYLMLRAREVYKPEEWNSIGPQLLRRVTLARCGVREVKALLGRRCGGDTGFTVIPHWMFLPVPYDRWQSFFLANASREAWLMSSASYVMHVYNKMSSKAPAVPGSAYRQAAETYCPDSLRLSLQMQDTF; from the exons gctgtcaAGGCCATTCCTGGTCCTAGCGCTGCTACTGAGCGTGCTCATGTGCTACTTTATCGTAAGCGAACGGCGTTCGATGTCAGGCACGTCGTATTCGGAACCAACCATGG AAGCCTGGACAGGCAGTGCACCCTCACAGAGGTTGGAGTTCTCCCGGATCTTCTTCCTCGAGACCGGTGGCCACGGATCCCTCACGGCACGCATCGCCTGCGCGGTTGAATCGGCGGCGAGGATGCACCCTCACTGGACAGTCTACCTTCTGTCCGCGGCTAGTGGCGACGCGTCACAAGCAAACGTCACATTCGCAGGACCTTTCGCTCAAATGCTGAGGTCCATTCCGAACGTCGTCATGAACGTCGTCAGG CCAAACGAGGTGTTTCAGGAGACGCCCCTGGAGTCGTGGTACGAGTCTGGGATCCTGAACAAGAGCGCCTACCCCGTCGAACACCTGGCCGATGCTCTCAGGCTGGCGGTGTTGTACAAGCGAGGTGGCGTGTACCTCGACATCGACGTCATCGTGATGCGTTCCCTGGACTCGCTGCCACCTTGCGTCAGCCAGTCGCCAGTG GAGAATGGCGACATGGTGAGCAACGGCTTCTTGGCCTTTCGCCGAGGTGATCCGTTTCTGCTGTACCTGATGCTACGCGCACGCGAGGTCTACAAGCCGGAAGAGTGGAACTCCATTGGACCCCAGCTGCTGCGTCGGGTAACGCTGGCCCGATGCGGGGTCCGAGAGGTGAAGGCGCTGCTCGGACGCCGATGTGGCGGCGACACCGGCTTCACG GTGATACCTCACTGGATGTTCCTGCCAGTGCCTTACGACCGATGGCAATCGTTCTTCCTCGCCAATGCTAGTCGTGAGGCGTGGCTCATGTCCTCCGCGAGCTACGTCATGCACGTCTACAACAAAATGAGCTCGAAGGCGCCTGCAGTGCCTGGCTCCGCGTACAGGCAAGCGGCCGAGACCTACTGCCCAGACAGTTTACGGCTGTCGTTGCAAATGCAGGACACCTTCTGA
- the LOC119457468 gene encoding lactosylceramide 4-alpha-galactosyltransferase isoform X3 — MGVSKIARLSRPFLVLALLLSVLMCYFIVSERRSMSGTSYSEPTMAWTGSAPSQRLEFSRIFFLETGGHGSLTARIACAVESAARMHPHWTVYLLSAASGDASQANVTFAGPFAQMLRSIPNVVMNVVRPNEVFQETPLESWYESGILNKSAYPVEHLADALRLAVLYKRGGVYLDIDVIVMRSLDSLPPCVSQSPVENGDMVSNGFLAFRRGDPFLLYLMLRAREVYKPEEWNSIGPQLLRRVTLARCGVREVKALLGRRCGGDTGFTVIPHWMFLPVPYDRWQSFFLANASREAWLMSSASYVMHVYNKMSSKAPAVPGSAYRQAAETYCPDSLRLSLQMQDTF, encoded by the exons gctgtcaAGGCCATTCCTGGTCCTAGCGCTGCTACTGAGCGTGCTCATGTGCTACTTTATCGTAAGCGAACGGCGTTCGATGTCAGGCACGTCGTATTCGGAACCAACCATGG CCTGGACAGGCAGTGCACCCTCACAGAGGTTGGAGTTCTCCCGGATCTTCTTCCTCGAGACCGGTGGCCACGGATCCCTCACGGCACGCATCGCCTGCGCGGTTGAATCGGCGGCGAGGATGCACCCTCACTGGACAGTCTACCTTCTGTCCGCGGCTAGTGGCGACGCGTCACAAGCAAACGTCACATTCGCAGGACCTTTCGCTCAAATGCTGAGGTCCATTCCGAACGTCGTCATGAACGTCGTCAGG CCAAACGAGGTGTTTCAGGAGACGCCCCTGGAGTCGTGGTACGAGTCTGGGATCCTGAACAAGAGCGCCTACCCCGTCGAACACCTGGCCGATGCTCTCAGGCTGGCGGTGTTGTACAAGCGAGGTGGCGTGTACCTCGACATCGACGTCATCGTGATGCGTTCCCTGGACTCGCTGCCACCTTGCGTCAGCCAGTCGCCAGTG GAGAATGGCGACATGGTGAGCAACGGCTTCTTGGCCTTTCGCCGAGGTGATCCGTTTCTGCTGTACCTGATGCTACGCGCACGCGAGGTCTACAAGCCGGAAGAGTGGAACTCCATTGGACCCCAGCTGCTGCGTCGGGTAACGCTGGCCCGATGCGGGGTCCGAGAGGTGAAGGCGCTGCTCGGACGCCGATGTGGCGGCGACACCGGCTTCACG GTGATACCTCACTGGATGTTCCTGCCAGTGCCTTACGACCGATGGCAATCGTTCTTCCTCGCCAATGCTAGTCGTGAGGCGTGGCTCATGTCCTCCGCGAGCTACGTCATGCACGTCTACAACAAAATGAGCTCGAAGGCGCCTGCAGTGCCTGGCTCCGCGTACAGGCAAGCGGCCGAGACCTACTGCCCAGACAGTTTACGGCTGTCGTTGCAAATGCAGGACACCTTCTGA
- the LOC119457468 gene encoding lactosylceramide 4-alpha-galactosyltransferase isoform X1, which translates to MGVSKIARLSRPFLVLALLLSVLMCYFIVSERRSMSGTSYSEPTMEAWTGSAPSQRLEFSRIFFLETGGHGSLTARIACAVESAARMHPHWTVYLLSAASGDASQANVTFAGPFAQMLRSIPNVVMNVVRPNEVFQETPLESWYESGILNKSAYPVEHLADALRLAVLYKRGGVYLDIDVIVMRSLDSLPPCVSQSPVENGDMVSNGFLAFRRGDPFLLYLMLRAREVYKPEEWNSIGPQLLRRVTLARCGVREVKALLGRRCGGDTGFTVIPHWMFLPVPYDRWQSFFLANASREAWLMSSASYVMHVYNKMSSKAPAVPGSAYRQAAETYCPDSLRLSLQMQDTF; encoded by the exons gctgtcaAGGCCATTCCTGGTCCTAGCGCTGCTACTGAGCGTGCTCATGTGCTACTTTATCGTAAGCGAACGGCGTTCGATGTCAGGCACGTCGTATTCGGAACCAACCATGG AAGCCTGGACAGGCAGTGCACCCTCACAGAGGTTGGAGTTCTCCCGGATCTTCTTCCTCGAGACCGGTGGCCACGGATCCCTCACGGCACGCATCGCCTGCGCGGTTGAATCGGCGGCGAGGATGCACCCTCACTGGACAGTCTACCTTCTGTCCGCGGCTAGTGGCGACGCGTCACAAGCAAACGTCACATTCGCAGGACCTTTCGCTCAAATGCTGAGGTCCATTCCGAACGTCGTCATGAACGTCGTCAGG CCAAACGAGGTGTTTCAGGAGACGCCCCTGGAGTCGTGGTACGAGTCTGGGATCCTGAACAAGAGCGCCTACCCCGTCGAACACCTGGCCGATGCTCTCAGGCTGGCGGTGTTGTACAAGCGAGGTGGCGTGTACCTCGACATCGACGTCATCGTGATGCGTTCCCTGGACTCGCTGCCACCTTGCGTCAGCCAGTCGCCAGTG GAGAATGGCGACATGGTGAGCAACGGCTTCTTGGCCTTTCGCCGAGGTGATCCGTTTCTGCTGTACCTGATGCTACGCGCACGCGAGGTCTACAAGCCGGAAGAGTGGAACTCCATTGGACCCCAGCTGCTGCGTCGGGTAACGCTGGCCCGATGCGGGGTCCGAGAGGTGAAGGCGCTGCTCGGACGCCGATGTGGCGGCGACACCGGCTTCACG GTGATACCTCACTGGATGTTCCTGCCAGTGCCTTACGACCGATGGCAATCGTTCTTCCTCGCCAATGCTAGTCGTGAGGCGTGGCTCATGTCCTCCGCGAGCTACGTCATGCACGTCTACAACAAAATGAGCTCGAAGGCGCCTGCAGTGCCTGGCTCCGCGTACAGGCAAGCGGCCGAGACCTACTGCCCAGACAGTTTACGGCTGTCGTTGCAAATGCAGGACACCTTCTGA